The following are encoded together in the Oncorhynchus gorbuscha isolate QuinsamMale2020 ecotype Even-year linkage group LG03, OgorEven_v1.0, whole genome shotgun sequence genome:
- the LOC124021082 gene encoding LOW QUALITY PROTEIN: beta-1,3-galactosyltransferase 6-like (The sequence of the model RefSeq protein was modified relative to this genomic sequence to represent the inferred CDS: deleted 1 base in 1 codon) produces MPSLHTMKLVRLLCRHKTALAIAGVCLFAVVVLFLAKCTSETLKQGQVDPPGLAPHAAHSRPRAEHPKPPSRPKDLSAFLVVLITTGPKYTERRSIIRSTWLTKTDPEVLAMFVVGTEGLPAEDMQNLNTEQGRHKDLLLLPELRDSYENLTLKLLHMYSWLDHNVNFKFVLKADDDTFARLDLLKEELKTKEPSRLYWGFFSGCGRVKTAEKWRESAWELCDYYLPYALGGGYLLSCDLIHYVRINAAFLNVWQSEDVSLGAWLAPVDVKRTHDPRFDTEFKSRGCSNKYLVTHKQSLEDMLEKQQTLERDGRLCKEEVKLRLSYVYDWSVPPSQCCQRKDGVP; encoded by the exons ATGCCCAG tCTCCACACCATGAAACTGGTTCGCCTCCTGTGTCGTCACAAGACGGCTCTGGCAATTGCAGGAGTCTGCCTATTTGCTGTTGTCGTCCTCTTCCTCGCCAAGTGTACCTCCGAGACCCTGAAACAGGGCCAGGTTGACCCTCCAGGCCTAGCACCCCACGCTGCCCACTCCCGGCCCAGAGCAGAGCATCCCAAGCCCCCCTCACGCCCCAAAGACCTCTCAGCCTTCCTTGTGGTCCTCATCACCACAGGACCCAAGTACACAGAGCGGCGGAGCATTATCCGCAGCACATGGCTGACTAAGACGGACCCGGAGGTTCTAGCTATGTTTGTGGTGGGAACAGAGGGTCTACCGGCCGAGGATATGCAGAACCTCAACACAGAGCAGGGCCGACACAAAGACCTGCTCTTACTCCCCGAGCTGCGGGACTCGTATGAGAACCTGACCCTGAAGCTGCTGCACATGTACTCTTGGCTGGATCACAATGTAAACTTTAAGTTTGTTTTAAAAGCAGATGACGACACCTTCGCTCGCCTGGACCTGCTGAAG GAGGAGCTGAAGACTAAAGAACCCAGCCGGCTGTACTGGGGGTTCTTCTCAGGCTGCGGTCGTGTCAAAACTGCAGAGAAGTGGAGGGAGTCGGCTTGGGAGCTGTGTGACTACTACCTACCCTACGCCCTGGGTGGAGGCTATCTGCTCTCCTGCGACCTAATCCACTACGTGCGCATCAACGCTGCCTTCCTCAAT GTGTGGCAGAGCGAGGACGTGTCGCTCGGGGCTTGGCTGGCCCCCGTGGACGTCAAACGGACGCACGATCCACGCTTCGACACAGAGTTCAAGTCAAGGGGCTGTAGTAATAAGTACCTGGTGACCCACAAGCAGAGCCTAGAGGATATGTTAGAGAAACAGCAGACgctggagagagatgggaggttgTGTAAAGAAGAGGTTAAACTCAGACTGAGTTATGTATACGACTGGAGCGTCCCGCCATCCCAGTGCTGCCAGAGGAAGGATGGAGTACCCTGA